The Drosophila innubila isolate TH190305 chromosome 3R unlocalized genomic scaffold, UK_Dinn_1.0 2_E_3R, whole genome shotgun sequence genome has a segment encoding these proteins:
- the LOC117790909 gene encoding uncharacterized protein LOC117790909, whose translation MEDSGIDSEDRQSNIYEDGAAGLLKSASGAPKHMSDLEFEVAFRGASKVYAPTTIEIDEDRAARGTEGRSEPPNTCRILQRKLELKVERARRNYTQYQEEQATKTQAATLIPINRLPIPGEQEQKPLVDYKSESSDEAEEISFFPAQLKRAKRRQQNHELTDTFSIQEMTIESDLESDDSGGTQNLELLLPSMKSNILDKLKSCFGCWRRR comes from the exons ATGGAGGACAGCGGTATTGACAGCGAGGACAGACAGTCGAATATCTATGAGGATGGTGCTGCAGGTTTACTG AAAAGTGCCAGTGGAGCCCCAAAACATATGTCAGATCTGGAGTTTGAGGTGGCATTTAGGGGTGCCAGCAAAGTGTATGCGCCAACAACCATTGAAATCGATGAAGACAGAGCTGCCCGAGGGACAGAGGGACGCAGCGAACCGCCAAACACCTGCCGCATACTGCAACGAAAACTGGAACTGAAGGTCGAGCGTGCCAGGCGCAACTACACACAGTACCAAGAGGAGCAG GCAACCAAGACACAGGCGGCCACACTCATTCCCATTAACCGGTTACCCATACCAGGTGAACAGGAGCAAAAGCCGCTGGTGGATTACAAGTCTGAGAGCAGCGATGAGGCCGAGGAGATATCCTTTTTCCCCGCACAACTGAAGCGCGCTAAACGTCGTCAACAAAATCATGAACTCACAGATACTTTCAGCATACAGGAGATGACCATTGAATCTGATCTGGAGTCCGATGACAGCGGCGGCACTCAGAACCTCGAATTACTCTTACCCTCCatgaaatcaaatatattgGATAAGCTTAAGAGCTGCTTCGGCTGCTGGCGGCGCAGGTAA
- the LOC117789893 gene encoding papilin: MDLSRRLRSTALVAFIVLIGIQNSQSRFPGLRAKRQYGANLYLPESSVTPGGEGNDPNEWTDWSSNSACSRTCGGGVSYQTRECLRRDYNGEAMCTGGSRRYYSCNTQDCPEEEPDFRSQQCSRFDDTEFDGVLHEWVPYTNAANPCELNCMPKGERFYYRHKEKVVDGTRCNDKSLDVCVNGQCMPVGCDMMLGSNAKEDKCRKCGGNGSTCKTLQNTYVSSDLAPGYNDLLLIPEGATNIRIQESAPSNNYLACRNQTGHYYVNGNWRIDFPRPIFFAGAWWNYERKPMGFAAPDQLTSSGPISENIYIVMLVQDKNVSVDYEYSIPESLSRKQPDAHTWTHREFGPCSATCGGGTQSRQVTCHNRINLQEVDQTLCDAQSKPDETQVCGVEPCAPHWVEGEWNKCSKGCGSDGFQNRTITCERISSDGVHTAEDDAVCLKEVGNKPATVQECNRDVKNCPKYHSDPWKPCDKLCGEGKETRKVTCFIKENGRKRVLPDEDCVEDKPEVERTCLLAPCEGVDWIVSQWSGCEACGQNTETRTAICGSKDGKVYPEKFCGAKAPELSRSCTSSKCESQWFTSEWSKCSASCGKGVQSRIVMCGVFDGKSVTTVDSSKCAADTKPESQQDCEGEEKECPGQWFTGPFGHCSKPCGGGERTREVLCLSNGTKSLNCDGSKVESISEKCNTQPCTKDELLPVSNTDKPIEEGDADCEPDDEFDLVSSSFMTTDETKATEVVDLDDATDTMTSITNDDLMLSDSPYTSSGDSSDTTESTVEGSGSESTSDSPISTEGSGDDFTDESSSTDKSTSDVTSLSTEKTSDTTESDLSSSTVSASSIDTSSEVSSGSTDVSGSTDASGSTDVSQSTDASSSSDVSGSTEDSSSTEASSSTDVSGSTGASSSTDVSGSTVVSGSTDGSVSTDVSGSTEASSSTESFSSTNGSGSTDATGTTVAGSSTDASNTTSLVSSTTVSSDSTDSSTTSASVSTESSSTESSVSTDTTISTSTETTPEISTETTEPTSSLASSSTESSSESTSITSDGTTNASSESSDTTSGITESTDIAGSTERTSSADLSTDGTTGSTDGSSDSSTDGSSDGSTESSTIGSSDGSTDDSTTGCPDDCTDETESSTDASSDATKSSESTESTKVQGSDSTETSTEGASTDSSLESSTVDASSSSTDISVSTGSSSSTDVSETTESASSTDSTKSTGSDSSIDSSDITGSTDVTSSVSDVSSTTESGATTETTESGPTSESSSEGSTGSSLSTEEGTTSDIWSSSDTDSSTPHTWETTLTPNKGKLRKCKPKKKNCEKSEFGCCPDGKSTAKGPFDEGCPIAKTCAETEFGCCSDGVSPAEGKNNMGCPKSECAETLFGCCPDKYTAAEGEDNEGCPEPTTLPPTTTTDESTSESTTEFDGSGSGDTSLSTEADTAVTSCSFTEFSCCPDGKTPAKGENFAGCGEPEVRQGCDKSEHGCCPDRRTPAAGPNGQGCAACTSEPFGCCPDNETPAHGPGGEGCCINTAYGCCPDNIRPAYGENFEGCECSSSPYGCCPDQKTSARGPQEEGCTCETTQHGCCPDKITSARGPKFEGCPCETMQFGCCPDGLSFAKGPHNQGCHCMQTEFKCCEDGKTPAQGPNFEGCTCVETQYGCCPDGVTKAQDEKFGGCENVQEPPQKACGLPKETGTCGNFSVKYYFDTSYGGCARFWYGGCGGNGNRFETEAECKDSCQEYEGQHVCLLPKSAGPCTAFSKKWYFDTDRNRCEEFQYGGCYGTNNRFDSLEQCQSKCAISESLPPCEQPEDSGPCNGNYERWYYDNNTDVCHPFRYGGCKGNKNNYPTEHACSYSCRQPGVLKEQCSLPKQTGDCSEKHARWHFSETEKRCLPFYYTGCGGNKNSFPTLESCETHCPRQVVKDTCDLPAEVGDCANYAFAWYYDTKEATCRQFYYGGCGGNGNRFASEEACLARCEKKPEPPTPPPAPSKVDVCDEPEERGDCDDYTLKWSFDKTRGACRQFYYGGCGGNANRFETESDCLQRCGRQEPPRQPEPQPQTKPEPQPQPAGNLCDQPAAVGDCDQYVLKWNYNATSGQCQQFYYGGCGGNENRFESEQDCSARCVPSVEEETRLEDETAKCSRPLDAGNCNENITRWYYNQQEGLCDEFVYSGCGGNENNFASEEQCQNDCHPVLDTCSLPPVPGRCNDISRRWYFDGRTGACHEFEFTGCRGNRNNFVSKKLCMDYCLPQPDLDPEPEPEVIVPTYSVCEQRPEAGECDNYTTAWFYDNDRMACTAFSYSGCGGNGNRFETRDQCERQCGEFKGVDVCNEPVTTGPCTQWQTRYYYNRDSQTCEPFTFGGCDGTGNRFNDLYECETVCLAGREPSSGTTKDICRLPVIIGRCNGAANQERRWYYDDDRGTCVSFIYSGCFGNQNNFRSFDACTNQCGKPVNNKVVNEIPTNRCESYENECRDLRCPYGVRREAAQSQPECEQCICDNPCEGHSCPDTQQCAMDVSDTGDQFVPVCRDINKPGVCPQLQANASNCARECYTDADCRGDNKCCSAGCGHLCVRPARPTRRPNTPAPTVIYPGDVKASLEPKRPQELDVQTSIGGIAVLRCFAAGSPPPNITWSTNNVLIDTNQGRYVLTSNGDLTIVQVRQTDDGTYVCVASNGLGEPVRREVALKVTEHRNMPAYIYGDKNATQIVQLNRPALIRCPAGGYPAPHVDWWRNNRRLGMGVEGRWQMNRDYSLYFHSIQLSDLGLYNCEAYNEGRPVSLHVTLKAVGPARALTNEDANYLQFIIDPATAPVTQRPSYPYRPSRPVYVPPPQTPRINAQAVIGLDPQNSYTSGSTIAIACSVQGYPAPNVTWTKDNIPLYNNERVQITSEPHRLVISDVTTADSGDYGCMARNTFSYHTSQERVTIESVIPVSPECVDSPFFANCKLIVEGKYCVNHYYAKFCCRSCTLAGQIAQPHPNAL; this comes from the exons CTCAACTGCCTTGGTAGCATTCATTGTCCTAATTGGCATACAGAACTCACAAAGTAGATTC CCTGGACTACGTGCAAAAAGACAGTATGGAGCGAATTTATATTTGCCCGAAAGCTCCGTGACACCCGGAGGCGAGGGTAATGATCCTAATGAGTGGACGGATTGGAGTTCCAACTCCGCTTGCTCTCGCACCTGTGGAGGCGGTGTGTCCTATCAGACACGCGAATGTCTGCGTAGAGA CTACAATGGCGAAGCTATGTGCACTGGTGGCAGTCGTCGTTACTATTCCTGTAACACTCAGGACTGTCCAGAGGAGGAGCCGGACTTTAGGTCGCAGCAGTGCTCCCGCTTCGACGACACCGAATTTGATGGTGTCCTCCATGAGTGGGTGCCCTACACAAATGCGGCAAATCCCTGCGAGCTTAACTGCATGCCAAAGGGCGAACGCTTCTACTACCGCCATAAAGAGAAGGTTGTGGATGGCACACGGTGTAATGACAAGAGTTTGGACGTCTGTGTGAATGGACAGTGCATGCCCGTTGGCTGCGATATGATGCTGGGCAGCAATGCCAAGGAGGATAAATGCCGAAAGTGCGGTGGAAATGGTAGCACCTGCAAGACCCTTCAAAACACCTACGTCTCTAGTGATCTTGCTCCTGGCTACAACGATCTTCTGCTCATCCCCGAAGGAGCCACGAACATTCGCATTCAGGAATCAGCACCATCGAACAACTATCTGGCCTGTCGCAATCAGACAGGACATTACTATGTCAACGGCAACTGGCGCATCGATTTTCCCCGTCCCATATTCTTTGCGGGCGCCTGGTGGAATTATGAACGCAAGCCTATGGGATTTGCGGCTCCCGATCAGCTGACATCCAGTGGTCCCATTTCCGAGAACATCTACATTGTTATGTTGGTGCAGGACAAGAATGTGAGCGTTGACTATGAATACAGCATTCCGGAATCACTGAGCCGCAAACAGCCTGATGCTCATACGTGGACGCATCGGGAGTTTGGACCTTGCAGCGCCACCTGCGGAGGCGGCACTCAGTCCCGTCAGGTTACCTGCCACAATCGCATCAACTTGCAAGAGGTCGATCAGACTCTTTGCGATGCTCAGTCAAAGCCAGATGAGACTCAGGTCTGCGGTGTTGAGCCATGTGCTCCACACTGGGTCGAGGGTGAATGGAATAAGTGCTCCAAGGGTTGTGGATCAGATGGTTTCCAAAATCGTACCATTACTTGTGAACGCATTTCCTCTGATGG AGTTCACACTGCTGAAGATGATGCCGTTTGTCTTAAGGAAGTTGGAAACAAGCCAGCGACAGTTCAGGAGTGTAATCGTGATGTCAAGAACTGTCCTAAATATCATTCCGATCCCTGGAAGCCTTGCGACAAGTTGTGTGGAGAGGGTAAGGAGACCAGGAAGGTGACATGCTTCATCAAAGAGAATGGTCGCAAGCGCGTTCTGCCCGACGAGGATTGTGTGGAGGATAAGCCTGAGGTCGAAAGGACTTGTCTTTTGGCACCTTGTGAGGGCGTAGATTGGATCGTATCTCAGTGGAGTGGT TGTGAAGCCTGCGGCCAGAATACTGAAACTCGGACTGCGATTTGCGGCTCCAAGGATGGAAAGGTCTATCCAGAGAAGTTCTGTGGAGCAAAGGCTCCTGAGTTGTCCAGATCGTGCACATCGTCGAAGTGTGAGTCTCAATGGTTTACATCCGAATGGAGCAAGTGCTCAGCGTCTTGTGGAAAGGGCGTTCAGTCCCGTATCGTCATGTGCGGAGTCTTTGACGGCAAGAGTGTTACTACAGTGGATAGCTCCAAGTGCGCTGCAGATACGAAACCTGAGTCACAGCAGGACTGCGAGGGCGAGGAAAAGGAATGTCCTGGACAATGGTTCACTGGACCGTTCGGGCATTGTAGCAAGCCATGTGGTGGAGGAGAGCGAACTCGTGAGGTCTTATGCTTATCAAATGGCACCAAGTCCCTCAACTGCGATGGGTCCAAGGTTGAATCGATTTCGGAAAAATGTAATACACAACCTTGCACTAAGGATGAATTGCTGCCTGTCAGTAATACTGATAAGCCCATTGAGGAAGGTGATGCGGACTGTGAGCCAGATGATGAGTTTGATTTGGTCAGTTCATCATTTATGACCACAGATGAAACGAAAGCCACCGAGGTGGTTGACTTAGATGATGCGACAGACACGATGACTTCAATTACCAATGACGATCTAATGTTGAGTGATAGTCCATACACGTCTTCAGGAGATTCTTCTGACACAACTGAAAGCACAGTCGAAGGCTCAGGCTCCGAATCTACTTCAGATAGCCCCATTTCAACTGAAGGTAGCGGAGATGACTTTACTGATGAATCTAGTTCAACAGACAAATCAACCTCGGACGTCACAAGCCTATCAACTGAAAAGACTTCCGATACCACTGAATCAGACTTATCCTCATCTACCGTATCCGCATCATCTATAGATACTTCTAGCGAAGTTTCAAGCGGCTCAACGGATGTCTCAGGCTCCACAGATGCGTCAGGCTCTACAGATGTTTCCCAATCGACAGATGCATCAAGCTCATCAGATGTGTCAGGTTCTACTGAGGACTCGAGCTCAACAGAGGCCTCAAGCTCTACAGATGTGTCTGGCTCGACAGGCGCATCCAGCTCAACTGATGTATCAGGCTCAACTGTTGTATCAGGATCAACAGATGGCTCAGTATCAACAGATGTTTCAGGCTCAACAGAAGCGTCAAGCTCTACAGAATCCTTTAGCTCAACAAATGGCTCAGGCTCAACAGATGCCACCGGTACAACAGTTGCAGGAAGCTCAACAGATGCCTCAA ACACAACATCTTTGGTGTCTAGTACCACGGTTTCTTCAGATTCGACTGATTCTAGTACAACATCCGCATCAGTTTCTACTGAAAGTTCTAGCACGGAATCATCAGTATCTACAGATACGACAATCTCAACATCAACGGAAACAACTCCTGAAATTTCAACAGAAACAACCGAACCGACAAGTTCGCTGGCTTCATCTTCAACAGAGAGCTCATCAGAATCAACTAGCATCACTAGTGACGGAACCACTAATGCATCGAGCGAGTCTTCCGATACAACATCTGGCATCACTGAATCGACCGATATCGCAGGCAGCACCGAAAGAACCAGCTCTGCTGATTTATCTACGGATGGCACCACAGGTTCAACTGATGGATCCTCTGATAGTTCGACTGATGGGTCATCAGATGGTTCGACTGAGAGCTCAACTATTGGATCGTCCGATGGATCTACCGATGATTCAACTACTGGATGTCCTGATGATTGCACTGACGAGACTGAAAGCTCGACCGATGCCTCTAGTGACGCGACTAAGTCTTCTGAATCAACAGAGTCTACTAAAGTACAAGGCTCTGATTCAACAGAAACTAGTACGGAGGGTGCAAGCACCGATTCTTCTCTTGAAAGTAGCACTGTGGATGCTAGCTCCAGCTCTACTGATATCTCCGTGTCTACCGGCAGTTCCAGTTCCACCGATGTCTCTGAAACAACAGAGTCTGCAAGTTCAACCGACTCTACCAAATCAACTGGATCTGATTCTTCCATCGACTCTTCTGACATCACAGGATCTACCGATGTTACGTCATCTGTTTCTGATGTTTCCTCAACTACAGAAAGTGGAGCTACTACTGAGACAACCGAAAGTGGACCGACCTCAGAATCATCGTCGGAAGGATCAACAGGTAGCTCGCTGTCCACCGAAGAAGGTACTACCAGTGACATTTGGAGCTCTTCTGACACCGACTCTAGCACTCCTCATACCTGGGAGACAACGCTTACCCCTAACAAAGGAAAGCTTCGTAAATGTAAgccgaagaagaagaactgcGAGAAGTCAGAATTCGGTTGCTGTCCCGATGGAAAATCGACAGCCAAGGGACCATTCGATGAGGGTTGCCCCATTGCGAAAACTTGTGCTGAAACCGAATTCGGATGCTGTTCAGATGGAGTTTCTCCAGCCGAAGGCAAGAACAACATGGGCTGTCCAAAATCTGAATGTGCTGAGACACTCTTCGGCTGTTGTCCAGACAAATATACTGCAGCAGAGGGTGAAGATAATGAGGGATGCCCAGAGCCAACAACACTGCctccaacaactacaactgatGAATCAACAAGTGAATCAACCACTGAGTTCGATGGTTCTGGCTCTGGTGATACTTCACTATCAACAGAGGCAGACACCGCCGTCACGTCCTGCTCCTTCACCGAATTTTCGTGCTGTCCAGATGGAAAGACACCTGCCAAGGGTGAAAACTTTGCAGGCTGCGGCGAGCCAGAAGTTCGCCAGGGTTGTGATAAATCAGAGCATGGTTGTTGCCCAGATCGTCGTACACCTGCAGCCGGTCCCAATGGTCAAGGATGTGCTGCCTGCACTTCCGAACCCTTCGGTTGCTGCCCAGACAATGAGACGCCTGCTCACGGTCCTGGAGGAGAGGGTTGCTGTATTAATACAGCTTATGGTTGCTGTCCCGATAACATTCGACCTGCTTATGGAGAGAACTTCGAGGGTTGCGAATGTAGTTCCTCCCCGTATGGTTGCTGTCCTGACCAGAAGACGTCCGCTCGTGGACCTCAAGAGGAAGGATGTACATGTGAGACCACACAACATGGTTGCTGTCCCGATAAAATCACCTCTGCTCGGGGACCCAAATTTGAGGGCTGCCCTTGCGAAACAATGCAGTTTGGTTGCTGCCCAGATGGCCTGTCCTTTGCCAAGGGACCACATAACCAGGGCTGTCACTGTATGCAGACAGAGTTTAAATGCTGCGAAGACGGTAAGACTCCTGCTCAGGGACCCAACTTCGAGGGTTGCACCTGCGTGGAGACTCAGTATGGCTGTTGCCCAGATGGTGTTACCAAGGCTCAGGATGAGAAGTTCGGCGGTTGCGAGAATGTGCAAGAGCCTCCACAGAAGGCTTGCGGTCTTCCCAAGGAGACAGGCACTTGCGGCAACTTTAGCGTCAAGTATTACTTTGACACATCCTATGGAGGCTGCGCAAGATTCTGGTATGGTGGCTGTGGAGGCAATGGCAACCGATTTGAGACCGAGGCTGAATGTAAGGATTCATGCCAGGAATACGAAGGTCAACATGTATGCCTTCTTCCCAAGAGCGCTGGTCCCTGTACAGCCTTCTCCAAGAAGTGGTACTTTGATACCGATCGCAATCGATGCGAAGAGTTCCAATACGGAGGATGCTATGGAACCAACAATCGCTTTGACAGTCTCGAGCAGTGCCAGAGCAAGTGTGCGATCAGCGAAAGCCTGC CACCCTGTGAGCAACCGGAGGACAGCGGACCTTGCAATGGCAACTATGAGCGATGGTACTATGATAACAACACCGATGTCTGCCATCCCTTCAGATATGGAGGCTGCAAgggcaacaagaacaactatCCCACGGAACATGCCTGTAGTTACAGTTGTCGCCAACCAGGAGTGCTTAAAG AGCAATGCTCCCTGCCTAAACAAACTGGTGATTGCAGTGAAAAGCATGCCAGGTGGCATTTCTCGGAAACAGAGAAGCGTTGCTTGCCCTTCTACTACACGGGTTGCGGTGGCAACAAGAACAGTTTCCCCACATTGGAATCATGCGAGACTCATTGTCCCCGGCAAGTTG TCAAGGATACGTGCGATCTTCCCGCCGAGGTCGGCGATTGCGCCAACTATGCATTTGCCTGGTACTACGACACCAAGGAAGCTACCTGTCGTCAGTTCTACTATGGCGGCTGTGGAGGTAATGGGAATCGATTTGCCAGCGAGGAGGCTTGCTTGGCTCGATGCGAGAAGAAACCGGAGCCCCCTACTCCCCCACCAGCCCCGAGCAAAGTGGATGTCTGTGATGAGCCCGAGGAACGTGGAGATTGTGACGACTATACGCTCAAGTGGAGCTTTGATAAAACACGTGGTGCCTGTCGTCAGTTCTATTATGGCGGCTGCGGCGGCAATGCCAATCGCTTCGAGACCGAGTCGGATTGTCTGCAACGCTGTGGAAGACAGGAGCCGCCACGACAACCCGAGCCCCAGCCGCAGACCAAACCTGAGCCCCAACCACAGCCTGCCGGAAACCTGTGCGATCAGCCGGCTGCTGTTGGCGATTGTGACCAATATGTGCTCAAGTGGAACTACAACGCAACTTCGGGTCAATGCCAGCAGTTCTATTATGGTGGCTGCGGCGGTAACGAAAATCGCTTCGAGTCTGAACAAGATTGCTCGGCGCGTTGCGTTCCAAGCGTAGAAGAGGAGACACGACTTGAAGACGAAACGGCCAAGTGTTCCAGGCCTTTGGATGCCGGAAACTGCAACGAAAACATTACACGCTGGTATTATAACCAGCAGGAAGGTCTTTGCGATGAGTTTGTCTATTCTGGTTGCGGTGGCAACGAGAATAACTTTGCTAGCGAGGAGCAGTGCCAGAATGACTGCCATCCGGTGCTTGATACTTGCTCCCTGCCCCCCGTACCAGGTCGTTGTAATGACATCTCTCGTCGCTGGTATTTCGATGGACGCACTGGAGCCTGTCACGAATTCGAGTTCACCGGTTGTCGCGGAAATCGTAATAACTTTGTGTCGAAGAAACTTTGCATGGACTATTGTCTGCCTCAGCCAGATCTAGATccagaaccagaaccagaaGTAATAGTTCCA ACTTACTCCGTTTGCGAACAACGTCCAGAGGCCGGGGAGTGCGATAACTACACTACGGCTTGGTTCTACGACAACGACAGAATGGCCTGTACCGCCTTCAGCTACAGCGGCTGCGGTGGTAACGGCAATCGGTTTGAGACTCGCGATCAGTGTGAACGGCAATGCGGCGAGTTTAAGGGAGTTG ACGTTTGCAATGAGCCGGTGACGACGGGACCCTGCACACAATGGCAGACCCGTTACTACTACAATCGCGATAGTCAAACCTGTGAGCCCTTCACATTCGGTGGTTGCGATGGCACTGGCAACAGGTTCAATGACCTCTATGAGTGTGAAACGGTTTGTCTGGCTGGTCGTGAGCCATCATCGGGTACGACCAAAG ATATCTGCCGGCTTCCGGTGATCATCGGTCGGTGCAACGGGGCCGCGAACCAGGAACGTCGTTGGTACTACGATGATGACCGTGGTACCTGCGTCTCCTTTATCTACTCGGGTTGCTTTGGCAATCAGAACAATTTCCGTTCATTTGATGCATGTACAAATCAATGTGGAA AACCTGTCAACAATAAGGTGGTTAACGAAATCCCAACCAATCGCTGCGAGAGCTACGAGAACGAATGCCGCGATCTGCGCTGTCCCTATGGAGTGCGACGAGAGGCCGCTCAATCTCAACCAGAGTGCGAGCAATGCATCTGCGATAATCCTTGCGAGGGTCACTCTTGCCCCGACACCCAACAATGTGCCATGGATGTGTCCGACACAGGTGATCAGTTTGTGCCCGTCTGTCGCGATATAAACAAGCCTGGTGTCTGCCCACAACTGCAGGCTAATGCCAGCAACTGTGCCCGGGAATGCTACACCGATGCCGACTGTCGTGGAGATAACAAATGCTGCAGCGCTGGCTGTGGACATCTCTGCGTGCGTCCAGCTCGTCCTACTCGACGACCCAATACTCCCGCTCCCACTGTAATCTATCCAGGCGATGTCAAGGCAAGCCTTGAACCCAAGCGGCCCCAGGAACTCGACGTGCAGACCTCGATTGGAGGCATTGCAGTACTCCGCTGCTTCGCAGCCGGAAGCCCGCCCCCCAATATAACGTGGTCAACGAATAATGTGTTG ATCGATACCAATCAAGGTCGCTATGTACTCACCTCCAACGGAGATCTGACCATTGTTCAAGTGCGTCAGACGGATGACGGAACCTATGTCTGCGTGGCCAGTAACGGACTCGGCGAGCCTGTGCGTCGAGAGGTTGCTCTGAAAGTGACAG AACATCGAAATATGCCCGCCTATATCTATGGGGATAAGAATGCCACACAAATTGTGCAACTGAACCGCCCAGCGTTGATACGTTGTCCGGCTGGTGGTTATCCGGCGCCTCATGTTGATTGGTGGCGCAACAATCGACGGTTGGGAATGGGCGTTGAGGGTCGCTGGCAGATGAATCGTGATTACTCGCTGTACTTCCACTCGATACAGCTGTCGGATCTGGGTTTGTACAATTGCGAGGCCTACAATGAAGGACGCCCCGTCTCGTTGCATGTTACCCTCAAGGCGGTGGGTCCTGCCCGCGCCCTTACCAATGAGGATGCAAATTACTTGCAGTTTATTATTGACCCAGCAACGGCACCGGTCACCCAAAGACCCAGCTATCCCTATAGGCCATCACGACCGGTCTATGTCCCTCCTCCTCAGACCCCAAGAA TCAATGCTCAAGCCGTGATCGGCCTGGATCCGCAGAATAGTTACACTTCCGGCtccacaattgcaattgcatgcTCCGTGCAGGGTTATCCGGCACCAAATGTAACCTGGACCAAGGATAATATACCTCTGTACAACAACGAGCGTGTTCAAATCACAT CCGAACCTCATCGTTTGGTCATAAGCGATGTTACCACCGCGGATTCAGGTGATTATGGATGCATGGCCCGTAATACTTTCAGCTATCATACCAGCCAGGAGAGGGTTACCATCGAAT CTGTCATACCGGTATCTCCCGAGTGCGTCGATAGTCCGTTCTTTGCCAACTGCAAGCTGATCGTTGAGGGAAAGTACTGCGTTAACCACTACTATGCCAAGTTCTGTTGTAGGTCCTGCACATTGGCTGGCCAGATTGCGCAGCCTCATCCCAATGCGCTTTAA